A window of the Schistocerca nitens isolate TAMUIC-IGC-003100 chromosome 5, iqSchNite1.1, whole genome shotgun sequence genome harbors these coding sequences:
- the LOC126259971 gene encoding uncharacterized protein LOC126259971 isoform X2: MLKLTNKISEDNLSMNKKLDTIISADSKIEELQSPKYNVNICLKPLVNGADSLESGYNKVSEFVQENIGTANGKQTDLAADKHKHHIVVNVLCIPTHTSKTTVGDRENGADECCNNNVLNLMAINLNATLRSANKTLMHPEILHQ, from the exons ATGCTCAAGTTAACAAATAAAATATCGGAAGATAACCTATCAATGAATAAAAAGCTGGATACAATTATCAGTGCTGATTCTAAGATTGAAGAATTGCAGTCTCCAAAATATAACGTAAACATATGTTTAAAACCACTTGTAAACGGTGCTGACTCCTTGGAAAGTGGTTATAACAAAGTAAGTGAATTTGTGCAGGAAAACATTGGTACTGCAAATGGTAAACAAACGGATTTGGCGGCAGATAAACATAAACACCATATTGTGGTTAATGTGCTGTGCATCCCGACTCACACATCCAAAACAACTGTTGGTGATCGAGAAAACGGCGCTGATGAATGCTGTAATAAT AATGTGCTGAACCTTATGGCTATCAACCTCAATGCAACCTTGAGATCGGCTAACAAGACTCTGATGCACCCTg AAATCCTGCACCAGTAA
- the LOC126259971 gene encoding uncharacterized protein LOC126259971 isoform X1 — protein MLKLTNKISEDNLSMNKKLDTIISADSKIEELQSPKYNVNICLKPLVNGADSLESGYNKVSEFVQENIGTANGKQTDLAADKHKHHIVVNVLCIPTHTSKTTVGDRENGADECCNNNVLNLMAINLNATLRSANKTLMHPGDTAPGQDGTAVWNMEITRSA, from the exons ATGCTCAAGTTAACAAATAAAATATCGGAAGATAACCTATCAATGAATAAAAAGCTGGATACAATTATCAGTGCTGATTCTAAGATTGAAGAATTGCAGTCTCCAAAATATAACGTAAACATATGTTTAAAACCACTTGTAAACGGTGCTGACTCCTTGGAAAGTGGTTATAACAAAGTAAGTGAATTTGTGCAGGAAAACATTGGTACTGCAAATGGTAAACAAACGGATTTGGCGGCAGATAAACATAAACACCATATTGTGGTTAATGTGCTGTGCATCCCGACTCACACATCCAAAACAACTGTTGGTGATCGAGAAAACGGCGCTGATGAATGCTGTAATAAT AATGTGCTGAACCTTATGGCTATCAACCTCAATGCAACCTTGAGATCGGCTAACAAGACTCTGATGCACCCTg GGGACACAGCACCGGGGCAGGACGGAACAGCAGTCTGGAATATGGAGATCACACGGTCTGCCTGA